The Flavobacteriales bacterium genome includes a region encoding these proteins:
- a CDS encoding pyridoxal-phosphate dependent enzyme — MYYNNILETIGNTPLVKLNKIVADVPATVLAKIETTNPGNSVKDRMAVQMIEDAEADGRLKPGGTIVEGTSGNTGMGLAIAGLIKGYKCIFVTTDKQSKEKVDILKAVGAEVIVCPTDVEPTDPRSYYSVSKRLGSEIPGAWYVNQYDNPSNAKAHYKTTGPEIWEQTEGKITHFVVGVGTGGTVSGVGKYLKEKNPNIKVWGIDTYGSVFKKYKETGIFDEKEIYPYITEGIGEDILPLNVDFDVIDLFEKVTDKDGLIYQRKLAREEGILVGNSAGSAVAGIIQLKEKLKPTDVVVVLFHDHATRYMGKAFNDEWMKSRGFLESKPARALDLISSHKHLPLVTATDSDLAKSAFDKMQKFGISQMPVVNESGAFVGSLNDHEIFKMLLNDNSVSDKKVSEIMQQPFPVVGYYDEIETVSKSINTNNPAVLVKDLAGSYHIITKYDLISALGK; from the coding sequence ATGTATTACAACAATATTTTGGAAACCATTGGCAACACGCCGTTGGTAAAGTTAAATAAAATTGTGGCGGATGTTCCGGCTACGGTTTTGGCAAAAATTGAGACAACTAATCCGGGTAACTCGGTAAAAGACCGAATGGCGGTGCAAATGATTGAAGATGCCGAAGCTGATGGCCGCTTAAAACCCGGCGGAACCATTGTGGAAGGCACCAGCGGCAACACGGGCATGGGACTGGCCATTGCAGGATTGATAAAGGGTTACAAGTGCATTTTTGTCACTACAGACAAACAAAGCAAAGAAAAAGTTGATATTCTTAAAGCTGTGGGTGCAGAAGTAATTGTTTGCCCAACGGATGTAGAACCTACCGACCCTCGCTCCTATTATTCCGTTTCCAAACGATTGGGCAGCGAAATTCCGGGTGCTTGGTATGTAAATCAGTATGACAACCCCAGCAACGCTAAAGCTCATTACAAAACTACCGGACCCGAAATTTGGGAACAAACCGAAGGTAAAATCACGCACTTTGTGGTGGGTGTTGGCACCGGAGGAACGGTAAGCGGTGTGGGCAAATACCTTAAAGAGAAAAACCCGAACATTAAAGTGTGGGGTATAGACACCTACGGCTCGGTGTTTAAGAAATATAAAGAAACCGGCATTTTTGATGAAAAAGAGATTTATCCGTACATCACTGAAGGTATTGGCGAAGATATTTTGCCTCTGAATGTTGATTTTGACGTGATTGATTTGTTTGAAAAAGTGACCGACAAAGACGGGTTAATCTATCAACGAAAATTGGCCAGAGAAGAAGGCATTTTGGTAGGAAACTCTGCCGGAAGTGCGGTGGCCGGAATCATTCAACTGAAAGAAAAATTGAAACCAACCGATGTGGTGGTAGTACTTTTTCACGACCACGCCACCCGATATATGGGCAAAGCCTTTAACGATGAATGGATGAAAAGTCGTGGATTTTTGGAGTCGAAACCCGCTCGGGCGTTGGATTTGATAAGCAGCCACAAACACTTGCCATTGGTGACAGCAACTGACTCTGATTTGGCAAAATCGGCTTTCGACAAAATGCAGAAATTCGGCATTTCGCAAATGCCGGTGGTTAATGAATCGGGAGCTTTTGTTGGCTCGCTCAACGACCACGAAATTTTTAAAATGTTGCTCAACGACAACTCGGTTTCCGATAAAAAAGTAAGCGAAATAATGCAACAGCCTTTTCCGGTGGTGGGCTATTACGACGAAATTGAAACTGTTTCAAAATCCATAAATACCAACAATCCGGCGGTATTGGTCAAAGATTTGGCCGGTTCCTATCATATCATTACCAAGTATGATTTGATATCGGCACTGGGGAAATAA